The Okeanomitos corallinicola TIOX110 genome includes the window GAGTACCCAAGCAGGAACAGAAAGAGTTCTGAATTTAAGATTAGATTATTGGGATCAGGTCAAAAATATAGAGCCAGAAAATTTAGTATTTCTGGACGAAACTGGTATCCTACTTGGCTTAACGAGGACTCATGCCCGCTCACAACTAGGAGCAAGAGCTTACTCTGTCAAACCCTTTTATCGAGGCTCAAAGGTTACAGTAATTGGAGCTATTAGTATTAAAAAAGTAGTTGCATTAATGACAATGAATGATTCAATGGATGGCAACGCTTTTGAAGTATTTGTTGAAAAGTTTTTAGTGCCACAGTTATGGTCGGGAGCAGTAGTAGTAATGGATAATTTATCCGCACATAAACGAGATTCAATTGTGTCAATGATTGAAGCTGTTGGTGCTTCAGTTCTTTGTTTATCCTCATACTCTCCTGATTTTAATCCAATTGAATTATGGTGGTCACAACTCAAATCTTTCTTACGTAGCTTTACTCCAACCACAACAGAAATGGTTGATAAGCTAATCTCAGTTGCACTCGACTTAATAAATCCTCAACATTTAAGAAACTGGTTTGCTAGTTGCTGCTACTGTACCTCATAACAGCCGGAAGTGCTGTAATTGCTCAAACAATTGCTAAGTTAACAGGGGATAATAGTGTGTTTATGGTGTTGCAAAGATTAGCTGATGTGCCTTTACAAA containing:
- a CDS encoding IS630 family transposase — its product is MKSYSVDLREKIVAAHIQKNISIRKVANIFSVSKSLVQKLVKQQKIDGDLQPKKRGKPQFSHLTNADIDLRELVEANSDATLIELCELFADKTGNWVGRSAMCSALQKLGLNRKKKTTRSTQAGTERVLNLRLDYWDQVKNIEPENLVFLDETGILLGLTRTHARSQLGARAYSVKPFYRGSKVTVIGAISIKKVVALMTMNDSMDGNAFEVFVEKFLVPQLWSGAVVVMDNLSAHKRDSIVSMIEAVGASVLCLSSYSPDFNPIELWWSQLKSFLRSFTPTTTEMVDKLISVALDLINPQHLRNWFASCCYCTS